A stretch of the Bacillus sp. FJAT-18017 genome encodes the following:
- a CDS encoding Ig-like domain-containing protein — translation MQGYLKKFSVVVLSCMLVFPGAAIGSELNQNNEGIQAEEVTVPEKYLVISNESINPNISQPSGTTAFEKQLVALRKNVNGKPFKFNPTKPFDAEKYKDKKVEENKLPNYSIRAYQTGDLKYFWTYNFVEETDVRIPARLAYSGSKANVWVNNRQISNQDAAKLGAEFDTTMYEMVTANFAKESDVNGDGKINILVYDIQDGFDGNGGYIGGYFYGGDLFEGDAYNRSNKSEIFYVDTYPSMGMGTDKDVTVAYTTLVHEFQHMVNFNRTVFIEGKFLPMDTWLDESLAMAAEQVYSGRALDYRIDYYNNSEAIPNGHSLLYWDDYGDVLANYSLSYLFGQYLMLQAGIGNGVYKEIISNKYDDYRAVEAIVKKYIDPGMSFGKFMTSFRTALLLKRDKGLYGFKGIEAYDALNPGMGRDGSRLKGGGAIYKPLLSDQPFSIPVDKGANVSYTIVDKAESSDTTAPEVPFIKPVDDNDGTVSGSAEPASTITVKSGKVVLGKGTAATTGLYSVKIPVQKAGTVLTVTASDAAYNESGIASVTVTDKTAPAKPVLNQVKDYDKKVTGKAEAGSTIKVKLGSTQLGHAVANGNGSFIVSLTKAHKAGTILTVSATDKVGNMSAITKTTVVDKTPPGVPTVSTVANNHKTVTGKAEPKSTVRVKRGTTQLGYAVTDAYGKFKISLPGYQKAGTVMTVTATDKAGNRSKATSKTVIDKTAPSVPVIYKVTNRSTVVTGKAEAYSHVTVKRGSTVLGSGYASSTGKYSIKIAKQRSGTVLYVYAKDKAGNVSKPGSVKVASY, via the coding sequence ATGCAGGGCTATTTAAAAAAATTCAGTGTCGTGGTTCTTTCATGTATGCTAGTTTTTCCAGGAGCAGCCATTGGCTCAGAGCTTAACCAAAATAATGAGGGAATCCAAGCGGAAGAGGTTACTGTTCCGGAGAAGTATCTTGTGATAAGCAATGAATCTATCAATCCGAATATAAGCCAGCCTTCTGGGACTACTGCCTTCGAAAAACAACTGGTTGCGTTAAGGAAAAATGTAAATGGGAAGCCATTTAAGTTCAATCCTACAAAACCCTTTGATGCTGAAAAGTATAAGGATAAAAAAGTAGAAGAGAACAAGCTCCCGAACTATTCAATACGTGCGTATCAAACTGGTGACCTTAAGTATTTCTGGACATATAATTTTGTTGAGGAGACTGACGTTAGAATCCCGGCGCGCCTTGCATATAGTGGCTCAAAAGCAAATGTATGGGTCAATAACCGGCAAATTTCCAATCAAGATGCTGCCAAGCTTGGTGCCGAGTTCGATACAACCATGTACGAGATGGTAACGGCCAATTTTGCGAAAGAGTCGGATGTAAACGGTGATGGGAAAATCAATATCCTTGTCTATGATATCCAGGATGGCTTTGATGGCAATGGCGGTTATATTGGCGGCTATTTTTATGGCGGAGACCTGTTTGAGGGAGATGCTTACAATAGGTCGAATAAGTCCGAGATTTTCTATGTTGATACATACCCTTCCATGGGTATGGGTACTGATAAGGACGTAACAGTTGCCTATACGACACTTGTGCACGAATTTCAGCATATGGTCAATTTCAATAGGACAGTCTTTATTGAAGGAAAATTCTTACCAATGGATACATGGCTGGATGAAAGCCTTGCAATGGCGGCAGAACAAGTATATTCAGGCCGCGCCCTGGATTACAGGATTGATTATTATAACAACTCCGAGGCTATACCAAACGGTCATTCCCTGCTTTATTGGGATGACTATGGCGATGTACTTGCGAATTATTCGTTATCCTATCTGTTTGGACAATATCTCATGCTCCAGGCTGGGATCGGAAACGGTGTATATAAGGAAATCATCTCAAACAAATACGATGATTATCGGGCCGTAGAGGCTATTGTGAAAAAGTATATTGACCCGGGAATGTCATTCGGGAAATTCATGACCAGTTTTCGGACAGCATTGCTGTTAAAAAGGGATAAAGGTCTGTATGGCTTTAAGGGCATTGAGGCTTATGATGCGCTAAACCCAGGCATGGGGAGGGATGGCAGCCGCCTTAAGGGTGGAGGGGCCATCTATAAACCCCTGTTAAGTGATCAGCCTTTTTCCATTCCTGTTGATAAAGGTGCAAATGTAAGCTATACCATCGTTGATAAGGCTGAGTCTTCTGATACGACAGCACCCGAAGTTCCGTTTATTAAACCGGTGGATGATAATGATGGGACAGTGTCCGGTAGTGCAGAACCTGCAAGCACCATTACAGTAAAATCAGGAAAAGTTGTCTTGGGAAAAGGAACGGCAGCAACTACAGGTCTTTATAGTGTTAAAATTCCTGTTCAAAAAGCCGGGACGGTTCTAACTGTCACCGCTTCAGATGCGGCATACAATGAAAGCGGGATTGCTTCAGTGACAGTTACTGATAAGACTGCTCCTGCCAAGCCTGTTCTGAACCAGGTTAAGGATTATGATAAAAAAGTAACCGGTAAGGCAGAAGCGGGGTCAACAATAAAGGTAAAGCTAGGATCAACCCAGTTGGGACACGCTGTTGCCAATGGAAATGGGAGCTTTATCGTCTCATTAACAAAGGCACATAAGGCAGGAACTATCCTGACTGTTTCCGCAACTGACAAAGTGGGGAATATGAGTGCCATTACGAAAACTACAGTAGTGGATAAAACCCCACCAGGAGTCCCAACTGTGAGCACAGTTGCAAACAACCATAAGACAGTGACTGGAAAAGCAGAACCGAAATCGACCGTAAGGGTTAAACGAGGTACCACCCAGCTCGGCTATGCTGTAACAGATGCCTATGGGAAGTTTAAAATATCCCTGCCTGGCTACCAAAAGGCAGGAACTGTTATGACAGTGACAGCAACTGACAAAGCAGGGAACAGAAGCAAAGCCACTTCCAAAACAGTTATTGATAAGACGGCTCCAAGTGTGCCCGTCATTTATAAGGTTACCAACCGCTCGACTGTTGTTACAGGAAAAGCCGAAGCTTATTCCCATGTTACAGTGAAACGGGGTTCAACTGTTCTTGGCTCTGGCTATGCGTCCAGTACGGGCAAGTACTCTATTAAAATTGCTAAACAGCGCTCTGGGACGGTCCTGTATGTCTATGCGAAAGATAAGGCGGGCAATGTAAGTAAACCTGGAAGTGTGAAAGTGGCCAGCTATTAA
- a CDS encoding processed acidic surface protein, giving the protein MKKIGVFLLALFLVVGLFPQGSKAEAAGISEVELEQYLAEISVTRGIEFTKEDLEAYLEEFWFSTLDEWETVTDLKADLGEIIKADLSNLTSIYEEYELDQAGLEALLDENGESIDDYIFIDDLYSTVDFYVNYEEGDFPSEEELEAEYKAMLAEFDLTQEEIDKLVEHLSSLEEKFSSEETLARLEALSERMMAFEDVDFTTITELTAEQFAEMLDIYAELLDLFELQAEYTLITNGEETPLSLEDLFSMDELVNAKLKISLYNLAGELLADMIITGEDVDSGTIIDTGKDLEKVVEEVKSPSKPAKPSTVKGGKLPNTASDYGQNALFGLVILLGGVALFRKVRTR; this is encoded by the coding sequence ATGAAGAAGATTGGGGTATTTTTACTAGCTTTATTCCTAGTTGTTGGCCTATTCCCACAAGGGTCCAAAGCGGAAGCTGCGGGCATTTCTGAAGTGGAATTGGAACAGTATTTGGCGGAAATCAGCGTTACAAGGGGAATTGAATTTACTAAGGAAGACCTGGAAGCCTACCTCGAGGAATTTTGGTTCAGCACACTTGACGAATGGGAAACTGTTACTGATTTAAAAGCCGATCTTGGAGAAATCATTAAGGCTGACCTAAGCAATCTAACATCAATTTATGAAGAATATGAATTGGACCAAGCGGGCCTTGAAGCGTTGCTTGATGAAAACGGCGAGTCGATTGATGACTATATCTTTATCGATGATTTATATAGCACAGTCGATTTCTATGTGAATTATGAAGAAGGAGATTTCCCTTCCGAGGAAGAACTAGAAGCAGAGTATAAAGCAATGCTTGCAGAGTTTGATTTGACTCAGGAAGAAATCGACAAACTTGTTGAACATTTATCTTCTTTAGAAGAAAAGTTTAGCAGTGAGGAAACACTTGCCAGGCTGGAGGCTCTCTCTGAGCGAATGATGGCATTCGAAGATGTTGATTTTACTACAATTACTGAACTGACTGCAGAACAATTTGCGGAAATGCTAGATATCTACGCTGAACTGCTTGACCTTTTTGAACTGCAGGCTGAATATACCTTGATTACTAATGGAGAAGAAACACCGCTTTCATTGGAAGACCTTTTTAGCATGGATGAGCTTGTAAATGCAAAGCTGAAAATCTCTCTTTACAATTTAGCTGGGGAACTTCTTGCAGATATGATTATCACTGGTGAAGACGTGGATTCAGGAACAATTATTGACACCGGGAAAGATCTCGAGAAAGTCGTTGAGGAAGTAAAGAGTCCTTCCAAGCCTGCAAAACCTTCAACTGTCAAAGGCGGAAAGCTTCCTAATACAGCGTCTGATTATGGACAAAATGCACTGTTTGGCCTTGTTATACTGCTTGGCGGCGTTGCATTGTTCCGCAAGGTAAGGACTAGATAG
- a CDS encoding class D sortase codes for MEMRKERKKRGVHRKRWILLSLAMVVIVSGAWFSTTNVYKLAKGYFLFKAAADEKPVVQVETVQPKPKEPKEQPLYSRRPEIGENMGSLYIPKLDATLPIFHGTDEDELEKGVGHFAGSVLPGEKDNSVLSGHRDTVFRKLGEVGVGDQLVVTTEAGTFTYKVKKVRIVDADDRTVIVPKPRAMLTVTTCYPFNFIGDAPDRYILQAYLINEDLNQKWVRK; via the coding sequence ATGGAAATGCGCAAGGAGCGGAAGAAAAGAGGAGTCCATCGGAAACGGTGGATTCTTCTTTCACTGGCTATGGTTGTCATCGTATCAGGTGCTTGGTTTTCAACTACAAACGTATATAAGCTTGCCAAGGGGTATTTTTTGTTTAAAGCTGCTGCCGATGAAAAACCTGTGGTGCAGGTAGAAACGGTTCAGCCGAAACCAAAAGAGCCGAAAGAGCAGCCTCTGTACTCAAGGCGGCCTGAAATTGGGGAAAATATGGGGAGCCTTTATATTCCTAAGCTCGATGCAACTCTGCCTATTTTTCACGGAACGGACGAGGATGAGCTTGAAAAAGGCGTCGGCCATTTTGCGGGCAGTGTCCTTCCGGGTGAAAAGGATAACTCCGTTCTCTCGGGGCATAGGGATACAGTGTTCCGAAAACTAGGCGAGGTAGGCGTAGGTGACCAGCTTGTTGTTACGACAGAAGCTGGAACATTTACGTATAAGGTGAAAAAGGTACGGATTGTCGATGCCGATGACCGGACTGTTATTGTTCCAAAGCCAAGGGCAATGCTAACAGTAACCACCTGCTATCCATTTAATTTTATAGGTGATGCACCTGATAGGTATATTCTTCAGGCTTACCTTATTAATGAAGATTTGAATCAGAAATGGGTTCGTAAATAA
- a CDS encoding M14 family zinc carboxypeptidase: MRKVKLFIIAAIFMFSGFMFPESGRAAGIIVNPNQVYSFGDMITDMYKLKSAYPGLVQVKVIGKSEYGRNLYAIGLGKGSANVFVNGSHHAREWMTTTLNMYMINHYAEAYTKNTSIGGYNARTILNQTTIWFVPMINPDGVKLQQEGLKAFPQSMHASLKKMNEGSTNFKRWKANAKGVDLNRQYNAGWKALKGPTAPRYKDFKGYAPQSAAETKAVIKFVNGINPEMAVSYHSSGKILYWKYSQTGSQYTRDHAYAKKIGSLTGYRLIYPQGIPSGGGFTDWFTSFKKRPGFTPEISKPVYETNPPLSEFAGAWRENQAVGLYVAQESAKLYNDRLFAQLKPKFVQLTIDSRQLRPYYYSEVKNVADLKITKAHTDLYNSLSSRNKSLTSQAAKLPSSYRTKLATYQKEINAHITNSGNFIAGVKAGDALLAQKKALNDKLTAGALDTGIAAMHKKLIDSTAATSRAVTKMAWASVRSLANTKYIVPTTITKDNTMYEIKRYGLTSEIEQLLQPENLPVVKEKLAQLDQLEIEAAEYKKARNAENPGKFYSFPATEALLKSKKDAIIAWIAETEASAEQINSDEETETP, encoded by the coding sequence TTGCGCAAGGTAAAACTTTTTATTATTGCGGCTATCTTTATGTTTTCGGGGTTTATGTTCCCTGAAAGCGGCAGGGCTGCAGGTATCATCGTCAACCCAAATCAGGTTTATTCCTTCGGGGATATGATCACCGATATGTATAAGCTGAAATCGGCTTACCCTGGACTTGTTCAAGTAAAAGTCATCGGCAAATCCGAATACGGTCGGAACTTGTATGCCATTGGCCTCGGCAAAGGCAGTGCCAATGTGTTTGTTAACGGCTCCCATCATGCCCGCGAGTGGATGACGACGACATTGAATATGTATATGATTAACCACTATGCAGAGGCATACACAAAAAATACCTCCATTGGCGGCTATAACGCCAGAACTATTCTTAATCAAACAACAATATGGTTTGTACCGATGATTAACCCGGATGGTGTAAAGCTTCAGCAGGAAGGATTAAAAGCATTTCCTCAAAGCATGCACGCGTCATTGAAGAAAATGAATGAAGGAAGCACAAACTTCAAACGGTGGAAGGCAAATGCAAAAGGTGTGGACCTAAACAGACAGTACAACGCCGGCTGGAAGGCGTTAAAAGGCCCCACTGCTCCAAGATATAAAGATTTCAAAGGATACGCCCCACAAAGTGCAGCTGAGACAAAGGCAGTCATAAAATTCGTTAATGGAATCAATCCTGAAATGGCCGTCTCCTACCATAGCAGCGGAAAAATTCTATATTGGAAGTACAGCCAGACTGGCAGCCAATATACGAGAGACCATGCTTACGCGAAAAAAATCGGTTCCCTGACTGGCTACAGACTCATCTACCCTCAAGGAATTCCGTCAGGCGGTGGTTTCACCGATTGGTTTACTAGTTTTAAAAAGAGGCCTGGCTTTACTCCGGAAATTTCAAAGCCAGTCTACGAAACCAATCCTCCATTAAGTGAATTTGCCGGTGCGTGGAGAGAAAACCAGGCAGTTGGGCTTTATGTGGCCCAGGAAAGCGCTAAATTATACAATGACAGGCTTTTTGCCCAGTTGAAGCCCAAATTTGTACAGCTCACAATTGACTCGAGGCAGCTAAGGCCATACTATTACTCAGAAGTGAAAAATGTTGCCGATTTGAAGATCACTAAGGCCCACACTGATTTATATAATTCACTGAGTTCACGGAATAAATCACTCACTTCACAGGCAGCAAAGCTTCCATCCAGCTACCGGACAAAGCTTGCAACCTACCAAAAGGAAATCAACGCGCATATAACCAACTCCGGCAATTTTATCGCTGGTGTTAAAGCAGGCGACGCACTGTTGGCACAGAAAAAAGCTCTAAATGATAAGCTGACAGCCGGTGCTTTGGATACTGGAATCGCCGCAATGCATAAAAAACTGATTGATTCAACAGCAGCAACATCCAGAGCCGTCACTAAAATGGCATGGGCATCCGTACGCTCCCTTGCGAATACAAAATACATTGTTCCTACAACGATTACGAAAGACAATACAATGTATGAAATCAAACGTTATGGTTTAACCAGTGAAATTGAACAGTTGCTTCAACCAGAAAATCTCCCTGTCGTAAAAGAAAAGCTGGCCCAGCTTGACCAGTTGGAGATTGAAGCAGCCGAATACAAGAAGGCGCGGAATGCAGAAAATCCTGGCAAGTTTTACAGCTTCCCGGCAACCGAGGCACTTCTGAAATCAAAAAAGGATGCAATTATCGCATGGATTGCCGAAACTGAAGCCTCTGCTGAACAAATAAACTCAGATGAGGAAACAGAAACTCCGTAA
- a CDS encoding serine hydrolase — translation MRIVKCLVVMLLVVSILLPGHASAAGYLTARQNFLDKLTPELNRYIKSAGGIISLQYQDLVTGDYYVLRNTTAGKAASTIKLPLAIYVMELASKGKLNLDQKLTYKSHHYNGGSGVIQYDKVGTKYTVRDLVKKSMVHSDNIAFVMLRERVGKNNFIAYMKSLGAQYAYPNGQNITSPRDLIIYAKKLYSFSKTSPLGKELDGYLRKTVYNSTIPKGIPGVPIAHKVGMIPNSLIYNDVAVVYDKTPYVLAIMTKNISYEKSQKVIAGIASIIHKHHKAKEAAGYMRTKVAVTVYLKTSKDKAIGTLQKGANFKVKAIQGEWYVISYGKGTGYIERRLATAAVSPGISSIYFTSKPPGGTVIKISQNATVLNRTGSGAPLGIMNMGQEVFTSGIKSGYYIIDLGGRVGYIQEELAVEVQQ, via the coding sequence ATGAGAATAGTAAAATGCCTGGTGGTTATGCTCCTGGTGGTATCAATCCTGTTGCCCGGTCACGCATCGGCTGCGGGCTATCTGACAGCAAGGCAAAACTTCTTGGACAAACTGACTCCTGAACTAAATCGTTACATTAAATCAGCTGGAGGCATCATTTCACTTCAATATCAGGATTTGGTAACAGGTGATTACTATGTATTAAGGAATACTACAGCTGGAAAGGCCGCAAGTACGATTAAGCTTCCGCTTGCCATCTATGTAATGGAGCTTGCTTCCAAAGGGAAGTTGAATTTGGACCAAAAGCTCACGTATAAAAGTCATCACTACAATGGAGGCAGCGGAGTCATCCAGTATGACAAGGTTGGGACAAAGTACACAGTCAGGGACCTTGTGAAGAAGTCGATGGTGCATAGTGATAATATAGCTTTCGTCATGCTTCGCGAGCGTGTTGGAAAGAATAATTTTATAGCTTATATGAAAAGCCTCGGTGCTCAGTATGCGTACCCGAATGGACAAAATATAACATCGCCAAGGGACCTTATTATATACGCGAAAAAATTATACTCTTTTTCAAAAACAAGCCCTCTTGGAAAAGAGCTTGATGGTTACTTAAGGAAAACTGTATATAACTCGACCATTCCAAAAGGAATACCAGGTGTTCCGATTGCCCACAAAGTCGGGATGATTCCCAATTCGCTTATATACAACGATGTAGCAGTTGTTTATGATAAAACGCCATATGTATTGGCAATTATGACAAAGAATATTTCCTATGAAAAATCTCAAAAAGTAATAGCAGGAATTGCATCTATCATTCATAAGCATCATAAAGCCAAAGAGGCTGCCGGTTATATGAGGACAAAAGTAGCTGTGACGGTATACCTCAAGACATCTAAGGATAAAGCAATTGGCACTCTACAGAAGGGAGCAAATTTTAAAGTAAAGGCAATTCAGGGAGAATGGTATGTAATTTCCTATGGCAAAGGAACAGGCTATATTGAAAGGCGGCTTGCAACTGCCGCGGTGTCTCCGGGAATATCATCGATTTATTTCACCTCCAAGCCCCCGGGAGGAACAGTTATTAAGATTTCCCAAAATGCGACTGTCCTGAATCGCACAGGATCCGGGGCTCCACTCGGAATTATGAACATGGGACAAGAAGTCTTTACCTCGGGAATTAAATCAGGCTATTACATTATTGATCTAGGTGGAAGGGTTGGCTACATTCAAGAGGAACTTGCAGTCGAGGTTCAGCAATAG
- a CDS encoding N-acetylmuramoyl-L-alanine amidase: MKVASLVKSVVCLLVLFSFVLSLDHNKAEAAYSFQAKVTASSLNVRSGPGTTYAVIGKLTTGKIVTVLQQKNGWSSITAGTVKGWVSSQYLSPVTWTGYVTADSLNVRKAASATATILGAIPRGTAVTVHGTDGGWLKVTVPSKSLSGWVSSSYISKTAAYPKLVLKSATTMRKGPGTSYAIISSESPGTYYDKLAVKNGWTQVKKSNGTTGWIVSTLLRDPATVLKGKVIVLDAGHGGYDSGAVGAIYYEKMLTLKTVLQLGPKLQKSGAKVVYTRTTDTYLTLAKRVSISNLNLAHAFLSIHYNAFSKTSTGIETYYYYYSRERSLASSIQNGIIKQTGMRNLGAKYGNYHVLRENKRPSALLELGFISNPYEEKTIASSTFQTKAVQGIHDGLFNYFLNR; encoded by the coding sequence GTGAAGGTTGCATCTCTGGTAAAATCTGTCGTATGCCTCTTAGTCCTTTTTTCATTCGTTCTGTCACTGGACCATAATAAAGCTGAAGCTGCCTATTCCTTTCAGGCTAAAGTAACGGCTAGCTCTCTCAATGTTCGTTCCGGCCCGGGAACAACCTACGCAGTCATAGGGAAGTTAACAACAGGCAAAATTGTAACGGTGCTCCAACAGAAAAACGGCTGGTCAAGTATCACAGCAGGTACCGTAAAGGGGTGGGTTTCATCCCAGTACCTTTCTCCGGTAACCTGGACGGGTTATGTGACTGCTGACAGCCTAAATGTTCGCAAAGCAGCCAGTGCTACTGCTACCATCCTTGGCGCAATCCCCCGTGGTACAGCAGTAACAGTTCATGGAACCGATGGCGGTTGGCTGAAAGTCACTGTTCCTTCCAAATCACTAAGCGGCTGGGTATCTTCCTCCTATATATCAAAAACAGCCGCATACCCAAAGCTGGTTTTAAAATCAGCTACCACAATGAGGAAAGGGCCTGGCACATCATATGCCATCATTTCCTCTGAATCTCCTGGCACCTATTATGATAAACTCGCCGTAAAAAACGGCTGGACCCAGGTGAAGAAGTCAAATGGGACAACAGGGTGGATAGTATCGACACTTTTAAGGGATCCTGCTACAGTCCTGAAGGGTAAGGTGATTGTCCTTGATGCAGGCCATGGCGGATACGATAGCGGAGCAGTCGGAGCAATTTATTATGAAAAGATGCTAACGTTAAAAACGGTCCTTCAGCTCGGGCCAAAGCTGCAAAAATCAGGTGCGAAAGTTGTTTATACCCGGACAACAGATACGTACCTGACGCTTGCAAAGAGAGTCAGCATTTCGAATCTGAATCTTGCACATGCGTTTTTGAGTATTCATTACAACGCATTCTCAAAAACTAGCACTGGGATTGAAACATACTATTATTATTATTCAAGAGAAAGGTCCCTTGCATCTTCAATCCAGAATGGAATCATCAAACAGACAGGAATGAGAAATTTAGGGGCGAAGTACGGAAACTACCATGTCTTACGTGAAAACAAGCGTCCTTCCGCACTGCTGGAGCTAGGCTTTATTTCAAATCCGTATGAAGAAAAAACTATCGCTTCGTCTACTTTTCAAACAAAAGCGGTACAGGGCATACATGATGGGTTGTTCAACTATTTTTTGAATAGATAA